The Triticum aestivum cultivar Chinese Spring chromosome 7B, IWGSC CS RefSeq v2.1, whole genome shotgun sequence genome window below encodes:
- the LOC123161118 gene encoding OVARIAN TUMOR DOMAIN-containing deubiquitinating enzyme 1, whose amino-acid sequence MKVDDAKGLSAKRHALPFFSPAARSPTATKAKVSSARIEAVVSNSVRSPHPQPDAHPHPPTRDAKLAREAADASARKRKAADGGDTGAAAPAPEDAAMGDAPPPAPAPPVEGGGSDGAGPDPNSHRLSPETVSVELSMGGDYYHACCGDPDPDPKPEGPQVPYIGNKEPLSALAAEFQSGSPILQEKIKLLGEQYDALRRTRGDGNCFYRSFMFSYLEHILETQDRAEVERILKNIEQCKKTLSGLGYIEFTFEDFFSMFIEELQNVLQGHETSIGPEELLERTRDQTTSDYVVMFFRFVTSGEIQRRAEFFEPFISGLTNSTVAQFCKSSVEPMGEESDHVHIIALSDALGVPIRVMYLDRSSCDTGNLSVNHHDFIPATNSSEGDAAMGLNPAEEKPYITLLYRPGHYDILYPK is encoded by the exons ATGAAGGTGGATGACGCGAAGGGCTTATCTGCAAAACGACACGCACTACCCTTTTTTTCGCCTGCGGCGAGATCTCCGACTGCCACAAAAGCGAAGGTCTCCTCCGCCCGAATCGAAGCCGTCGTCTCGAACTCCGTCCGGAGCCCACACCCACAACCTGACGCCCATCCCCACCCACCCACACGCGACGCGAAGCTGGCGCGGGAGGCGGCCGACGCGAGCGCCCGCAAGCgcaaggcggcggacggcggcgacaCCGGCGCCGCGGCACCGGCCCCCGAGGACGCGGCCATGGGCGACGCGCCCCCGCCGGCCCCCGCGCCGCCCGTCGAGGGGGGAGGAAGCGATGGGGCCGGGCCTGACCCTAACTCGCACCGGTTGAGCCCGGAGACCGTGTCGGTGGAGCTCTCCATGGGCGGGGACTACTACCACGCCTGCTGcggcgaccccgaccccgaccccaagcCCGAGGGACCCCAGGTACCGTACATCGGTAACAAG GAACCTCTCTCCGCCTTAGCAGCAGAGTTCCAGTCTGGCAGCCCCATTTTACAGGAGAAAATAAAG TTGCTTGGTGAACAATATGATGCTTTAAGACGAACACGAGGAGATGGAAACTGCTTTTATCGAAGCTTTATGTTCTCCTACCTG GAACATATCCTTGAGACACAAGATAGAGCTGAGGTTGAGCGCATCCTAAAAAACATTGAACAGTGCAAGAAGACACTTTCGGGTCTTGGATACATTGAATTCACTTTTGAAGACTTCTTCTCT ATGTTCATTGAGGAGCTGCAAAATGTTCTGCAGGGGCATGAAACTTCTATTGG GCCTGAAGAACTTCTAGAAAGAACCAGGGATCAAACGACTTCTGATTATG TTGTCATGTTCTTTAGGTTTGTTACCTCTGGTGAAATTCAAAGGAGGGCTGAGTTCTTTGAACCATTTATTTCTGGCTTGACAAATTCGACCGTGGCTCAG TTTTGCAAGTCTTCTGTGGAGCCAATGGGCGAGGAAAGCGACCATGTGCACATTATTGCTCTGTCAGATGCGTTAGGGGTGCCAATCCGCGTGATGTACCTAGACCGAAGCTCTTGTGACACAGGCAATCTAAGCGTGAACCACCATGATTTCATCCCTGCAACCAATTCCTCTGAAGGTGATGCTGCAATGGGATTAAATCCGGCTGAGGAGAAACCTTACATTACTCTGCTCTACCGGCCTGGTCACTATGATATTCTCTACCCAAAGTGA
- the LOC123161117 gene encoding O-fucosyltransferase 13 isoform X2, whose product MWSTASSWWAHHHIRLLLPALFLAAALFFFLASPRSSPSFFALPASREHSPSGSRLIWEQRRLAEWRPCEWWQTAMPAPSTRNGYIRIDCYGGLNQLRRDLCDGIAVARLLNATMVLPKFEVAAYWNESSGFADVFDVDHFIEQTRGYVEVVKDMPEEISLKEPFKVDCRKQKGHFDYVETVLPALLQHRYISLTPAMSQRKDRYPSHAKACYCQGCYNALKLNKKVEAKAMELLQAIPKPFLSLHLRFEPDMVAYSRCEYSALSSKSLDAIEAARGEDRNVLVGDAAHLWRNRGKCPLTPGETAFILQALGIPTETSIYLAAGDGLMELDGFTSVYKNMYTKSSLLTHEDFERMHGNTKAALDYYVSVNSDAYATTFFGNMDKMVTAMRTMQGLQKTLVLSRRAFANYTAAGLAGDQLAKAMWDAHREDYIMGRGLALPEHCFCEFKL is encoded by the exons atGTGGTCGACCGCGTCGTCGTGGTGGGCCCACCACCACATACGCCTCCTTCTCCCGGCcctcttcctcgccgccgccctcttcttcttcctcgcctctccgCGCTCATCCCCATCCTTCTTCGCCCTACCAGCCTCCAG GGAGCATTCGCCGTCAGGGTCGCGGCTCATATGGGAGCAGCGGCGTTTGGCGGAGTGGCGGCCGTGCGAGTGGTGGCAGACGGCAATGCCCG ctccgtcGACGAGGAATGGCTACATCAGGATAGATTGCTACGGCGGCCTCAACCAGCTGCGGCGCGAT CTGTGCGATGGAATTGCGGTTGCACGTCTTCTGAACGCCACAATGGTTCTGCCCAAGTTTGAGGTTGCTGCATACTGGAACGAGTCTAG TGGTTTTGCAGACGTGTTTGATGTTGATCACTTCATTGAGCAAACTAGAGGTTATGTGGAGGTGGTCAAGGATATGCCCGAGGAGATATCGTTGAAAGAGCCATTTAAGGTCGATTGCCGAAAACAGAAAGGACATTTTGATTATGTAGAAACAGTTCTTCCAGCTCTTTTACAACATCGATATATTTCTCTGACACCTGCCATGAGCCAAAGAAAAGATAG ATATCCATCACATGCGAAAGCTTGTTACTGCCAAGGTTGCTACAATGCACTCAAGTTGAACAAGAAGGTGGAAGCCAAAGCTATGGAGCTTCTCCAAGCGATACCAAAACCTTTCTTATCACTTCACCTTAGATTTGAACCAGATATGGTTGCCTACAGTCGATGTGAATACAGTGCCCTTTCTTCCAAATCACTGGATGCTATTGAAGCTGCACGTGGGGAGGACAGGAATGTATTGGTTGGTGATGCTGCTCATCTGTGGAGGAACCGTGGAAAGTGCCCTCTAACACCAGGTGAAACAGCATTTATCCTCCAAGCACTAGGTATTCCTACGGAGACAAGCATTTATTTAGCTGCTGGGGATGGGCTAATGGAACTTGACGGCTTCACTTCGGTCTACAAAAATATGTATACTAAATCATCTCTCCTGACTCATGAAGATTTTGAGAGAATGCATGGCAACACAAAAGCTGCTCTTGACTACTATGTTTCAGTCAACAGCGATGCTTATGCTACCACGTTCTTTGGAAATATGGATAAGATGGTAACTGCAATGCGAACAATGCAAGGGCTACAGAAGACATTGGTCTTGAGTAGGAGGGCCTTCGCAAATTACACGGCTGCTGGACTGGCAGGGGACCAACTAGCTAAGGCCATGTGGGATGCTCATCGAGAGGATTATATCATGGGGAGGGGATTAGCTCTCCCTGAACATTGCTTCTGTGAGTTCAAGTTGTAG
- the LOC123161117 gene encoding O-fucosyltransferase 13 isoform X1 translates to MWSTASSWWAHHHIRLLLPALFLAAALFFFLASPRSSPSFFALPASREHSPSGSRLIWEQRRLAEWRPCEWWQTAMPAAPSTRNGYIRIDCYGGLNQLRRDLCDGIAVARLLNATMVLPKFEVAAYWNESSGFADVFDVDHFIEQTRGYVEVVKDMPEEISLKEPFKVDCRKQKGHFDYVETVLPALLQHRYISLTPAMSQRKDRYPSHAKACYCQGCYNALKLNKKVEAKAMELLQAIPKPFLSLHLRFEPDMVAYSRCEYSALSSKSLDAIEAARGEDRNVLVGDAAHLWRNRGKCPLTPGETAFILQALGIPTETSIYLAAGDGLMELDGFTSVYKNMYTKSSLLTHEDFERMHGNTKAALDYYVSVNSDAYATTFFGNMDKMVTAMRTMQGLQKTLVLSRRAFANYTAAGLAGDQLAKAMWDAHREDYIMGRGLALPEHCFCEFKL, encoded by the exons atGTGGTCGACCGCGTCGTCGTGGTGGGCCCACCACCACATACGCCTCCTTCTCCCGGCcctcttcctcgccgccgccctcttcttcttcctcgcctctccgCGCTCATCCCCATCCTTCTTCGCCCTACCAGCCTCCAG GGAGCATTCGCCGTCAGGGTCGCGGCTCATATGGGAGCAGCGGCGTTTGGCGGAGTGGCGGCCGTGCGAGTGGTGGCAGACGGCAATGCCCG cagctccgtcGACGAGGAATGGCTACATCAGGATAGATTGCTACGGCGGCCTCAACCAGCTGCGGCGCGAT CTGTGCGATGGAATTGCGGTTGCACGTCTTCTGAACGCCACAATGGTTCTGCCCAAGTTTGAGGTTGCTGCATACTGGAACGAGTCTAG TGGTTTTGCAGACGTGTTTGATGTTGATCACTTCATTGAGCAAACTAGAGGTTATGTGGAGGTGGTCAAGGATATGCCCGAGGAGATATCGTTGAAAGAGCCATTTAAGGTCGATTGCCGAAAACAGAAAGGACATTTTGATTATGTAGAAACAGTTCTTCCAGCTCTTTTACAACATCGATATATTTCTCTGACACCTGCCATGAGCCAAAGAAAAGATAG ATATCCATCACATGCGAAAGCTTGTTACTGCCAAGGTTGCTACAATGCACTCAAGTTGAACAAGAAGGTGGAAGCCAAAGCTATGGAGCTTCTCCAAGCGATACCAAAACCTTTCTTATCACTTCACCTTAGATTTGAACCAGATATGGTTGCCTACAGTCGATGTGAATACAGTGCCCTTTCTTCCAAATCACTGGATGCTATTGAAGCTGCACGTGGGGAGGACAGGAATGTATTGGTTGGTGATGCTGCTCATCTGTGGAGGAACCGTGGAAAGTGCCCTCTAACACCAGGTGAAACAGCATTTATCCTCCAAGCACTAGGTATTCCTACGGAGACAAGCATTTATTTAGCTGCTGGGGATGGGCTAATGGAACTTGACGGCTTCACTTCGGTCTACAAAAATATGTATACTAAATCATCTCTCCTGACTCATGAAGATTTTGAGAGAATGCATGGCAACACAAAAGCTGCTCTTGACTACTATGTTTCAGTCAACAGCGATGCTTATGCTACCACGTTCTTTGGAAATATGGATAAGATGGTAACTGCAATGCGAACAATGCAAGGGCTACAGAAGACATTGGTCTTGAGTAGGAGGGCCTTCGCAAATTACACGGCTGCTGGACTGGCAGGGGACCAACTAGCTAAGGCCATGTGGGATGCTCATCGAGAGGATTATATCATGGGGAGGGGATTAGCTCTCCCTGAACATTGCTTCTGTGAGTTCAAGTTGTAG
- the LOC123161117 gene encoding O-fucosyltransferase 13 isoform X3 — MGAAAFGGVAAVRVVADGNARSSVDEEWLHQDRLLRRPQPAAARCMLNLVYPPCNGLCDGIAVARLLNATMVLPKFEVAAYWNESSGFADVFDVDHFIEQTRGYVEVVKDMPEEISLKEPFKVDCRKQKGHFDYVETVLPALLQHRYISLTPAMSQRKDRYPSHAKACYCQGCYNALKLNKKVEAKAMELLQAIPKPFLSLHLRFEPDMVAYSRCEYSALSSKSLDAIEAARGEDRNVLVGDAAHLWRNRGKCPLTPGETAFILQALGIPTETSIYLAAGDGLMELDGFTSVYKNMYTKSSLLTHEDFERMHGNTKAALDYYVSVNSDAYATTFFGNMDKMVTAMRTMQGLQKTLVLSRRAFANYTAAGLAGDQLAKAMWDAHREDYIMGRGLALPEHCFCEFKL, encoded by the exons ATGGGAGCAGCGGCGTTTGGCGGAGTGGCGGCCGTGCGAGTGGTGGCAGACGGCAATGCCCG cagctccgtcGACGAGGAATGGCTACATCAGGATAGATTGCTACGGCGGCCTCAACCAGCTGCGGCGCGATGTATGTTAAACTTGGTTTATCCTCCTTGTAATGGA CTGTGCGATGGAATTGCGGTTGCACGTCTTCTGAACGCCACAATGGTTCTGCCCAAGTTTGAGGTTGCTGCATACTGGAACGAGTCTAG TGGTTTTGCAGACGTGTTTGATGTTGATCACTTCATTGAGCAAACTAGAGGTTATGTGGAGGTGGTCAAGGATATGCCCGAGGAGATATCGTTGAAAGAGCCATTTAAGGTCGATTGCCGAAAACAGAAAGGACATTTTGATTATGTAGAAACAGTTCTTCCAGCTCTTTTACAACATCGATATATTTCTCTGACACCTGCCATGAGCCAAAGAAAAGATAG ATATCCATCACATGCGAAAGCTTGTTACTGCCAAGGTTGCTACAATGCACTCAAGTTGAACAAGAAGGTGGAAGCCAAAGCTATGGAGCTTCTCCAAGCGATACCAAAACCTTTCTTATCACTTCACCTTAGATTTGAACCAGATATGGTTGCCTACAGTCGATGTGAATACAGTGCCCTTTCTTCCAAATCACTGGATGCTATTGAAGCTGCACGTGGGGAGGACAGGAATGTATTGGTTGGTGATGCTGCTCATCTGTGGAGGAACCGTGGAAAGTGCCCTCTAACACCAGGTGAAACAGCATTTATCCTCCAAGCACTAGGTATTCCTACGGAGACAAGCATTTATTTAGCTGCTGGGGATGGGCTAATGGAACTTGACGGCTTCACTTCGGTCTACAAAAATATGTATACTAAATCATCTCTCCTGACTCATGAAGATTTTGAGAGAATGCATGGCAACACAAAAGCTGCTCTTGACTACTATGTTTCAGTCAACAGCGATGCTTATGCTACCACGTTCTTTGGAAATATGGATAAGATGGTAACTGCAATGCGAACAATGCAAGGGCTACAGAAGACATTGGTCTTGAGTAGGAGGGCCTTCGCAAATTACACGGCTGCTGGACTGGCAGGGGACCAACTAGCTAAGGCCATGTGGGATGCTCATCGAGAGGATTATATCATGGGGAGGGGATTAGCTCTCCCTGAACATTGCTTCTGTGAGTTCAAGTTGTAG
- the LOC123161117 gene encoding O-fucosyltransferase 13 isoform X4, whose translation MGAAAFGGVAAVRVVADGNARSVDEEWLHQDRLLRRPQPAAARCMLNLVYPPCNGLCDGIAVARLLNATMVLPKFEVAAYWNESSGFADVFDVDHFIEQTRGYVEVVKDMPEEISLKEPFKVDCRKQKGHFDYVETVLPALLQHRYISLTPAMSQRKDRYPSHAKACYCQGCYNALKLNKKVEAKAMELLQAIPKPFLSLHLRFEPDMVAYSRCEYSALSSKSLDAIEAARGEDRNVLVGDAAHLWRNRGKCPLTPGETAFILQALGIPTETSIYLAAGDGLMELDGFTSVYKNMYTKSSLLTHEDFERMHGNTKAALDYYVSVNSDAYATTFFGNMDKMVTAMRTMQGLQKTLVLSRRAFANYTAAGLAGDQLAKAMWDAHREDYIMGRGLALPEHCFCEFKL comes from the exons ATGGGAGCAGCGGCGTTTGGCGGAGTGGCGGCCGTGCGAGTGGTGGCAGACGGCAATGCCCG ctccgtcGACGAGGAATGGCTACATCAGGATAGATTGCTACGGCGGCCTCAACCAGCTGCGGCGCGATGTATGTTAAACTTGGTTTATCCTCCTTGTAATGGA CTGTGCGATGGAATTGCGGTTGCACGTCTTCTGAACGCCACAATGGTTCTGCCCAAGTTTGAGGTTGCTGCATACTGGAACGAGTCTAG TGGTTTTGCAGACGTGTTTGATGTTGATCACTTCATTGAGCAAACTAGAGGTTATGTGGAGGTGGTCAAGGATATGCCCGAGGAGATATCGTTGAAAGAGCCATTTAAGGTCGATTGCCGAAAACAGAAAGGACATTTTGATTATGTAGAAACAGTTCTTCCAGCTCTTTTACAACATCGATATATTTCTCTGACACCTGCCATGAGCCAAAGAAAAGATAG ATATCCATCACATGCGAAAGCTTGTTACTGCCAAGGTTGCTACAATGCACTCAAGTTGAACAAGAAGGTGGAAGCCAAAGCTATGGAGCTTCTCCAAGCGATACCAAAACCTTTCTTATCACTTCACCTTAGATTTGAACCAGATATGGTTGCCTACAGTCGATGTGAATACAGTGCCCTTTCTTCCAAATCACTGGATGCTATTGAAGCTGCACGTGGGGAGGACAGGAATGTATTGGTTGGTGATGCTGCTCATCTGTGGAGGAACCGTGGAAAGTGCCCTCTAACACCAGGTGAAACAGCATTTATCCTCCAAGCACTAGGTATTCCTACGGAGACAAGCATTTATTTAGCTGCTGGGGATGGGCTAATGGAACTTGACGGCTTCACTTCGGTCTACAAAAATATGTATACTAAATCATCTCTCCTGACTCATGAAGATTTTGAGAGAATGCATGGCAACACAAAAGCTGCTCTTGACTACTATGTTTCAGTCAACAGCGATGCTTATGCTACCACGTTCTTTGGAAATATGGATAAGATGGTAACTGCAATGCGAACAATGCAAGGGCTACAGAAGACATTGGTCTTGAGTAGGAGGGCCTTCGCAAATTACACGGCTGCTGGACTGGCAGGGGACCAACTAGCTAAGGCCATGTGGGATGCTCATCGAGAGGATTATATCATGGGGAGGGGATTAGCTCTCCCTGAACATTGCTTCTGTGAGTTCAAGTTGTAG